A single region of the Saprospiraceae bacterium genome encodes:
- a CDS encoding T9SS type A sorting domain-containing protein: MKYSSLLLVMWLFIGNSHSLHAQKKLYWTDAINQVVEKSDIQGNAIVPLVSQDLQTPYSLTIDTFNHKIYWTDSGQDKIQRSDLDGTNIEDVVITDLAEPRGIALDLINNKLYWVDFGMRKIERSNLDGSNRESIITTGIEEPHGIALDLSNNHIYWTDRKAGKIQRSNLDGNDIVDLVVGLSNPAGVELDLVNGKLYWTDSKADNIGRANLNGGLPEILISTGIDTPFRIRLNVSEGKMYWTDFTLKLIKKANLDGTAVETVLDQTDGLSGPSGLAIVNDVILANEEPVVKYDFDVFPNPTFGKVKIRNLGDLAYIKNVSVYNISGQFVFSAALNNNTNEIDLSHLMQGIYLLQLETKDTIHNVKLIKLGAKP; this comes from the coding sequence ATGAAGTACAGCTCTTTACTATTGGTTATGTGGTTATTCATTGGAAATAGCCATTCTCTACATGCGCAAAAAAAACTTTATTGGACAGATGCTATCAACCAGGTAGTTGAAAAATCCGATATCCAAGGAAATGCTATTGTACCGCTTGTCTCTCAGGACCTACAAACACCTTACAGCTTGACGATTGATACTTTTAATCATAAAATATATTGGACAGATAGCGGACAGGATAAAATTCAACGATCTGATTTAGATGGTACTAATATCGAAGACGTCGTTATTACTGACTTAGCTGAACCCAGGGGAATAGCACTTGATTTAATTAACAATAAACTTTACTGGGTTGATTTTGGAATGCGTAAAATAGAACGTTCCAATTTGGATGGAAGCAATCGTGAATCAATTATTACCACAGGTATAGAAGAACCCCACGGGATTGCCCTAGATTTATCCAATAATCATATTTATTGGACAGATCGTAAAGCTGGAAAAATACAACGATCAAATCTTGATGGAAATGATATAGTTGATTTGGTTGTGGGGCTTTCAAATCCAGCAGGAGTTGAATTGGATTTGGTGAATGGGAAATTATATTGGACAGATAGCAAAGCAGATAATATTGGTCGAGCAAACCTCAATGGAGGTTTACCTGAGATTTTAATATCTACTGGAATTGATACACCATTTCGGATCAGGCTAAATGTTAGTGAAGGAAAAATGTATTGGACCGATTTTACCCTAAAACTAATCAAGAAAGCCAATTTAGATGGTACAGCTGTAGAAACCGTTCTGGATCAAACGGATGGTCTAAGTGGCCCATCAGGCTTGGCAATCGTAAATGATGTTATATTAGCCAACGAAGAACCCGTTGTTAAATACGATTTTGATGTATTTCCTAACCCTACTTTCGGCAAAGTAAAAATTAGAAATCTCGGAGACTTGGCTTATATAAAAAACGTTAGTGTATATAATATTTCTGGTCAATTTGTCTTTTCAGCTGCATTAAATAATAATACAAATGAAATTGATCTAAGTCATTTGATGCAAGGAATTTATTTGCTACAGCTAGAAACAAAAGATACCATCCATAATGTTAAACTTATAAAACTAGGAGCAAAACCCTAA
- a CDS encoding class I SAM-dependent methyltransferase, whose amino-acid sequence MTSNCYLCGANNYTVLKKVDQKPAGETDYGIAAQDYYREICECHQCGVYFNRHNNLIPEDFYEGKYNSSIAQGTIERRYNKIINLPFHQSDNKNRTLRIVDYLYTQDLEPIKAKVLDVGSGTGVFLHELKKFGFQVYCIDPDITSTQHALNTIGVNGVFTGSIENFKTSEQFDLITFNKVLEHVTNPIKILQQTRSLLSPNGILYVELPDGTPAIKNNEIVDRSEFFLDHYTTFNKPAFEYLLKESGFQLCKLQQMIDPSGKYTIYGFASLINL is encoded by the coding sequence ATGACTTCAAATTGCTATTTGTGCGGCGCAAACAATTATACTGTTTTAAAGAAGGTTGATCAAAAACCTGCAGGGGAAACAGATTACGGAATTGCTGCGCAGGATTATTATCGCGAAATTTGCGAGTGCCACCAATGCGGTGTTTATTTTAATAGACATAACAACCTTATTCCTGAGGACTTTTATGAAGGAAAATATAATTCCTCCATAGCACAGGGAACTATTGAGCGGAGGTACAACAAAATTATAAACCTCCCGTTTCATCAGTCTGATAATAAAAACAGAACATTACGAATTGTTGACTATCTTTACACCCAGGATTTAGAGCCCATAAAAGCTAAGGTTTTAGACGTAGGAAGCGGAACGGGTGTATTCTTGCATGAGTTAAAAAAGTTTGGCTTCCAGGTTTACTGTATCGATCCTGATATAACATCCACCCAACACGCTTTAAACACAATTGGCGTAAATGGTGTATTTACAGGATCAATTGAAAATTTTAAGACTAGTGAACAGTTCGATTTAATCACCTTTAATAAAGTATTAGAACATGTCACTAATCCCATCAAAATTTTACAACAAACCAGGAGCCTGCTATCTCCCAATGGTATTCTTTATGTGGAATTGCCTGATGGAACCCCCGCAATAAAAAATAATGAAATAGTGGATCGGAGTGAATTTTTCCTTGATCATTATACAACCTTCAATAAACCAGCTTTTGAATATTTATTAAAAGAATCGGGTTTTCAACTTTGTAAACTTCAGCAAATGATTGACCCAAGTGGAAAGTATACAATTTATGGTTTTGCATCTTTAATTAATCTCTAA
- a CDS encoding N-acetylneuraminate synthase family protein encodes MQKNTWKGKHGPLLIAEIGGNHEGDFDYAKRLTQLAIGAKVDFIKFQLYSGDTLVSKIESPVRNQHFKKFELNKKYYIELAEMCQEAGIGFMASVWNPEYFEWIDPYMPIYKIGSGDMTAYPILRATARLNKPIILSTGLATLQEVLETVAFLQGENALYEDPEYLAILQCTSMYPIPFEDANLSVMQTYKAVTGLPVGYSDHTEGSRALATAAAMGAQILEFHFTDSREGKSFRDHKVSLTQTEVLQLITEIQTIRQLQGSPLKRPLAIEGEHVTSFRRAVYPLNDIPSGTIIEEKHLVCLRPNHGIDARDYNQLIGKRTNINLAAHQRLEWGYFE; translated from the coding sequence ATGCAAAAAAATACCTGGAAGGGCAAACACGGCCCCTTGCTAATTGCAGAAATCGGCGGAAACCACGAAGGTGATTTTGACTATGCCAAACGTTTAACCCAACTGGCCATCGGTGCCAAAGTCGACTTTATCAAATTTCAACTTTACTCGGGTGATACCTTGGTAAGCAAAATAGAAAGCCCTGTAAGAAACCAACATTTTAAAAAATTTGAGCTAAATAAAAAATATTATATCGAGTTGGCAGAGATGTGCCAAGAAGCAGGTATCGGCTTTATGGCCTCTGTATGGAATCCTGAATACTTTGAATGGATCGACCCCTATATGCCTATTTACAAAATAGGTTCGGGTGACATGACCGCCTACCCCATACTGAGGGCAACCGCTCGGTTGAATAAGCCGATCATATTATCCACGGGCCTAGCCACCCTACAGGAAGTGCTGGAAACGGTAGCCTTTTTGCAAGGAGAAAATGCCCTTTACGAAGACCCTGAATACCTGGCGATTCTCCAGTGCACCTCAATGTATCCAATCCCATTTGAAGATGCGAACCTCTCTGTTATGCAAACCTATAAAGCCGTAACAGGCCTACCCGTCGGATATTCCGACCATACAGAGGGCAGCAGGGCTTTAGCCACCGCCGCCGCCATGGGCGCCCAAATCCTCGAATTCCATTTTACGGATAGCCGAGAAGGAAAAAGCTTTCGCGATCATAAAGTCTCCCTAACCCAAACCGAGGTCTTACAATTAATAACCGAGATTCAAACGATCCGACAATTACAAGGTTCTCCGCTCAAACGCCCTTTGGCAATAGAAGGAGAACACGTGACAAGTTTCAGAAGAGCCGTGTACCCGCTGAATGATATCCCTTCAGGCACCATTATCGAAGAAAAACACCTCGTTTGCCTCCGCCCCAACCATGGCATCGACGCCCGAGATTACAATCAGTTGATTGGTAAACGAACAAATATTAATTTAGCGGCCCACCAACGCTTGGAGTGGGGGTATTTTGAGTAG
- a CDS encoding oligosaccharide flippase family protein has product MGIIKRQAIKQSIVNYLGVGIGAISTILIYPLARDTYGLARFLIDTGTLIAPFLLVGFGGVTIKFFNEFKTADNRNNGLLPLVLAIPLLSSLLFVGLSYLFRSTIASVFSHNDDHTLQYLFFVIPIAICLAFFQLLYNYSTNYGRIAIPAIFQNFIKVVLPLAILLLAWKTISLDVLVWSIVGNYVVALLAIMAYLYYQQQFKLHSNWSFLTKERRKRLMSYALFGLFGGIGSVLAFRIDSVMITTLLNSTDNGDFGIAAFIGNAIAIPTNAVNQISSPILSKAIQEKKIGEVNKIYKEASVNLLLVGLLLFLFVACSVESLFHLMPSSSELSSNPALIERGVYIVLLVGLARIIDMGTSVNNPIINFSPYYRFGLYAILALGIFNIFTNLFFIKILDMGIVGVAMATLVALTLYNLIKLIFIYRKFGIQPFSWLTLKLLAIAGLAFLAGYFWPSSNNSLLDIILRSSVVVVIYLPLVIYFRISEDLNDLLFDFWKKRS; this is encoded by the coding sequence ATGGGAATCATTAAGAGACAAGCCATCAAGCAGAGTATCGTCAACTACCTTGGTGTTGGGATAGGGGCGATTAGTACCATACTGATCTATCCACTTGCGAGAGATACATATGGACTGGCTCGTTTTTTGATTGATACAGGCACGCTGATCGCTCCTTTTCTTTTAGTGGGGTTTGGCGGGGTCACGATCAAGTTTTTCAATGAATTTAAAACAGCGGATAATCGAAACAACGGCCTTTTGCCTTTGGTCCTTGCCATTCCATTACTTTCCTCTTTATTGTTTGTGGGGTTGAGTTATTTGTTTCGATCTACCATCGCGTCTGTTTTTAGCCATAACGATGACCATACTTTGCAGTATTTATTTTTTGTCATCCCCATTGCTATCTGCCTGGCCTTTTTCCAACTTTTGTATAATTACAGCACCAATTATGGCCGCATCGCGATACCTGCAATCTTTCAAAACTTCATAAAAGTGGTCCTTCCCTTAGCTATTTTATTATTAGCATGGAAGACGATCAGCCTGGATGTATTGGTATGGAGTATTGTTGGGAACTATGTTGTAGCCCTATTGGCAATTATGGCCTATTTATACTATCAGCAACAATTCAAGCTTCATTCCAATTGGTCTTTTTTGACGAAAGAACGGCGAAAGCGCTTGATGAGTTATGCCCTATTTGGCTTGTTTGGCGGGATTGGAAGCGTTTTAGCTTTTCGGATTGACTCGGTTATGATTACAACCCTATTGAATTCAACAGATAATGGCGATTTTGGTATTGCAGCTTTTATCGGCAATGCCATCGCTATTCCTACCAATGCAGTAAATCAGATTAGCTCGCCCATCCTTTCCAAGGCCATTCAAGAAAAAAAAATCGGGGAAGTGAATAAAATTTACAAAGAAGCCTCTGTTAATTTATTATTGGTGGGTTTGTTGCTATTCCTATTTGTAGCCTGTTCTGTAGAAAGCCTTTTCCATCTGATGCCCTCAAGCAGCGAGTTGTCGAGCAATCCAGCTTTAATTGAGCGAGGGGTTTACATTGTACTTTTGGTGGGATTAGCCCGAATTATTGATATGGGGACGAGTGTCAATAACCCCATTATCAACTTTTCGCCTTATTACCGGTTTGGGTTATATGCTATTCTTGCGCTAGGTATATTTAATATTTTCACCAATTTGTTTTTTATTAAAATACTGGACATGGGAATCGTCGGCGTGGCGATGGCCACCCTCGTTGCCCTGACCCTTTACAACCTCATCAAGCTTATCTTTATTTATCGCAAATTTGGCATCCAACCTTTCAGCTGGCTTACGCTAAAGCTGCTAGCTATTGCGGGTCTTGCTTTTTTGGCAGGATATTTTTGGCCAAGTAGTAATAATAGTTTGTTAGATATCATTCTTCGATCCTCGGTCGTCGTTGTTATATATCTACCATTGGTTATCTATTTCCGTATTTCGGAGGACCTAAATGATCTATTGTTTGACTTTTGGAAAAAAAGAAGTTGA
- a CDS encoding metallophosphoesterase family protein, whose translation MSLPRKIAISDIHGCNHTFESLLDQIAFSTEDELYILGDLIDRGPDSKGVIDRAIRMQAEGYKVTCVRGNHEQLLLEATSGNEPEVDLWLTNGGVQTLRSFGVEEPPQIPSDYKLFLSELPYFVELEDYVLVHAGLNLQRTFPLMDQKSMLWIRHWHDQLFEKTLGKAWLGDRVIIHGHTPIPPKQTQDMLLQLDHLPALNIDNGCVFAGKQPALGMLCAFDMTNRLLYWEEMEG comes from the coding sequence ATGTCTCTCCCCAGGAAAATTGCTATTTCGGATATTCATGGCTGCAATCATACCTTTGAGTCATTACTTGATCAAATTGCATTCTCTACAGAAGATGAACTTTATATCTTAGGCGACTTGATTGACCGCGGGCCAGATAGTAAGGGGGTTATAGATAGGGCTATACGCATGCAAGCAGAAGGATATAAGGTGACTTGTGTACGAGGCAACCACGAACAACTTTTGCTGGAAGCCACTAGCGGGAATGAACCAGAAGTAGACCTATGGCTCACCAATGGGGGGGTACAAACCTTAAGGAGTTTTGGCGTAGAGGAGCCGCCGCAAATTCCTTCAGACTACAAGCTTTTTTTGTCTGAATTGCCTTATTTCGTCGAACTAGAAGACTATGTCCTTGTTCATGCTGGCCTCAACCTACAGCGGACATTCCCCTTAATGGACCAAAAAAGCATGCTCTGGATACGTCATTGGCATGATCAGCTTTTTGAAAAGACCCTAGGTAAAGCATGGTTAGGAGACCGGGTTATCATTCATGGCCATACCCCCATACCTCCCAAACAAACCCAGGACATGTTGCTACAATTAGATCATTTGCCCGCCCTTAATATCGATAATGGCTGTGTTTTTGCAGGTAAACAACCGGCCTTGGGTATGCTCTGCGCTTTTGACATGACCAATCGCTTATTATATTGGGAAGAAATGGAAGGATAA
- a CDS encoding DUF1800 domain-containing protein — protein MPVTNCASGTLAPYVGNLTTNQVLHLYRRMGFGATPSQLTASLGRSASDIVDQIMDEALALPLATPPIWAEWTLNDYDNFNEQRQEQFVSWALAWVKDMLENGFREKMALFWHNHFVTRFETYQCPSQLYQYHKLLQQYALGNFKTFTYEMGKTPAMLVFLNGVQNTNIEPNENYARELFELFTLGRDNGYTQTDIQEAARALTGWVGYFAPCGPIGFVDVYHDNGEKTIFGRTGNWGYEELHAILFEEREDIIAKHICGKLYQNFVHPQLDESIVSALATTFKASGFELAPVLRQLFKSEHFYDDYVVGAIMKSPLDCLIGFVRESGLPVNDEVVEGVGYLGYNLGHTLFSPVDVAGWPGNRGWINSNTLSGRWQGLEFIIFYTYENYPEFFSQLAKNLTNNAFDPYYIAQVFADYFIPNGLFQPEMYERAATVLKWEVPQNYYDRELWNLDWETAPAQVALMLRHLARLPEFQMM, from the coding sequence ATGCCTGTAACAAATTGCGCAAGCGGAACCTTAGCGCCTTATGTTGGTAACCTGACGACCAATCAGGTCCTGCATCTTTATCGGCGGATGGGCTTTGGGGCGACGCCTAGTCAGTTGACCGCTAGCCTTGGCAGAAGTGCCTCCGACATTGTCGACCAAATCATGGATGAAGCACTGGCGCTGCCCTTGGCCACCCCGCCAATATGGGCCGAATGGACCCTCAATGATTACGATAATTTTAATGAACAACGCCAGGAACAATTTGTCAGTTGGGCCTTGGCATGGGTAAAAGATATGTTGGAGAATGGCTTTCGGGAGAAAATGGCGCTTTTTTGGCATAATCATTTCGTTACCCGATTTGAGACCTACCAATGTCCTTCGCAGTTGTATCAATACCATAAACTTTTGCAGCAGTATGCCTTAGGTAATTTTAAAACCTTCACGTATGAAATGGGCAAAACGCCTGCGATGCTGGTTTTTCTCAATGGGGTGCAGAATACCAATATTGAACCCAATGAAAACTATGCCAGGGAGCTTTTTGAATTATTTACGCTTGGAAGAGACAATGGTTATACCCAAACTGATATCCAGGAGGCTGCCCGGGCATTAACGGGGTGGGTAGGCTATTTTGCGCCATGTGGGCCCATTGGGTTTGTGGATGTTTATCATGATAATGGTGAAAAGACCATTTTTGGGCGTACGGGCAATTGGGGTTATGAGGAATTGCATGCTATTTTATTTGAAGAAAGGGAGGATATCATTGCCAAACACATTTGCGGAAAACTCTACCAAAATTTTGTACATCCACAGCTAGATGAATCAATTGTATCGGCCTTAGCCACAACGTTTAAAGCAAGTGGTTTTGAACTGGCTCCCGTCTTACGCCAATTATTTAAAAGCGAGCATTTTTATGATGATTATGTTGTAGGGGCGATCATGAAAAGCCCCTTGGATTGCCTAATCGGCTTTGTAAGGGAGTCGGGGTTACCCGTGAATGATGAGGTGGTGGAAGGCGTCGGGTACTTAGGTTATAACCTTGGGCACACCTTATTTAGCCCAGTTGACGTTGCGGGGTGGCCGGGGAACAGGGGATGGATCAATAGCAATACGCTTAGCGGGCGCTGGCAAGGGCTTGAATTTATTATATTCTATACTTATGAAAACTATCCTGAATTTTTCTCACAGTTAGCTAAAAACCTAACGAATAACGCTTTTGATCCTTATTATATCGCACAGGTTTTTGCAGATTATTTTATACCAAACGGACTGTTCCAGCCAGAAATGTATGAGCGAGCAGCCACTGTCTTAAAATGGGAGGTTCCTCAAAATTATTATGATAGAGAATTGTGGAACCTGGATTGGGAAACGGCTCCTGCCCAGGTTGCGCTGATGCTTAGGCACCTGGCTCGTCTTCCCGAATTCCAAATGATGTAA
- a CDS encoding DUF1501 domain-containing protein, giving the protein MCNHHKEQKTAGRPGSALAHGSAHEQDHHHWSRRTFMKNLGIAGSVSMLLGRTPLTALSASPLGMALRSTETDKILVLVRFKGGNDGLNMIIPLFDYGTYKSYRPTIAIPEDQIIGLNDSFGMPNTMNPLQNMWESGAMKVVNSVGYENHNLSHFRSTDIWSSASDANVLDTSGWLGRLVDRQFPDFVSNPPEDPQAIQIGGSGTLVFNNEDGTNMGVVVNDPEELYQIAQNGELYDAVDVPDCYYGEQLSFVRTVANSTFRYAEIIAQAYETGTNSVSYGPNLGEQLALVARLIKGGLTTKLYMVTLDGFDTHANQNNFHPYLMNNLANAVSAFYEDLGSVGMAHRVLAMTFSEFGRRVEQNASGGTDHGAAAPMLLFGEGLNGNGFVGANPDLQNFDSVGNLKYDVDFRQIYATILEQWMCLDPSVVDEVMGRSFERMPSLGLNCQTTVATRSYQATVLNHRALYDRESIVIEYTIPASMPVKVQIFDILGRPVETLFEGYQMAGTHQHSFRTWSSRLSSGIYIYHITAGRQGYSNKIRITR; this is encoded by the coding sequence ATGTGTAATCACCATAAAGAACAAAAAACAGCAGGAAGACCCGGCAGCGCTCTGGCGCATGGGTCGGCTCATGAGCAAGATCATCACCATTGGAGCCGCCGAACTTTCATGAAGAACCTTGGCATTGCGGGCAGTGTTTCGATGCTATTGGGGCGAACACCGCTTACGGCACTCTCGGCCTCTCCTTTGGGGATGGCACTTCGCTCAACGGAGACGGATAAAATTTTAGTACTTGTTCGATTTAAGGGAGGGAATGATGGCCTGAATATGATTATTCCTTTGTTTGATTATGGTACCTATAAAAGCTATCGCCCTACCATTGCGATCCCGGAAGACCAAATTATTGGTTTGAATGATAGTTTTGGTATGCCCAATACGATGAATCCGCTACAAAATATGTGGGAAAGTGGCGCGATGAAGGTCGTCAATAGCGTAGGGTATGAAAACCATAACCTTTCCCACTTCCGGTCCACGGACATATGGTCTTCCGCTAGTGACGCTAACGTATTGGATACGAGCGGATGGCTAGGCCGATTGGTGGACCGGCAGTTTCCCGATTTTGTCTCCAACCCGCCCGAAGACCCTCAGGCCATTCAGATTGGTGGTTCGGGTACCCTCGTCTTCAATAATGAGGATGGCACCAATATGGGCGTAGTAGTTAATGACCCTGAAGAATTGTACCAGATTGCCCAAAATGGCGAGCTATATGATGCCGTTGATGTACCTGATTGTTATTATGGTGAACAATTAAGCTTTGTCAGAACGGTGGCCAATAGCACTTTTCGCTATGCGGAAATTATTGCCCAGGCCTATGAAACGGGTACCAATTCGGTAAGTTATGGTCCCAACCTCGGGGAGCAATTGGCTTTGGTTGCGCGTCTTATAAAAGGAGGGTTAACGACCAAATTGTATATGGTCACCCTTGATGGATTTGATACCCACGCTAACCAAAATAATTTTCATCCTTACCTGATGAATAATTTAGCCAATGCCGTTAGTGCTTTTTATGAAGATTTGGGCTCGGTCGGGATGGCGCATCGGGTTTTGGCTATGACTTTCTCTGAATTTGGGCGACGAGTTGAGCAGAATGCTTCAGGTGGCACCGATCATGGTGCAGCGGCGCCCATGTTGCTATTTGGCGAAGGCCTAAATGGGAATGGCTTTGTTGGCGCTAATCCTGATTTGCAGAACTTTGATAGTGTTGGCAACCTGAAGTACGATGTCGATTTTAGGCAAATCTATGCTACTATTTTAGAGCAGTGGATGTGTTTAGATCCCTCAGTGGTGGATGAAGTCATGGGGCGAAGCTTTGAGCGAATGCCATCTTTGGGGCTTAATTGTCAGACCACTGTAGCCACGAGGTCCTATCAGGCAACCGTGTTAAATCATAGGGCCTTATACGACCGAGAAAGTATCGTCATTGAATATACCATTCCGGCGTCTATGCCTGTCAAAGTCCAAATTTTTGACATTTTAGGGAGGCCTGTCGAAACGCTCTTTGAGGGGTACCAAATGGCGGGAACCCACCAGCATAGTTTCCGTACCTGGAGTAGTCGATTGTCATCGGGCATTTATATCTACCATATCACTGCAGGTCGACAAGGATATAGTAATAAGATCAGGATAACTCGCTGA
- a CDS encoding segregation/condensation protein A, translating to MNETYTIKLPQFEGPFDLLLFFIERDELDIHDIPISKITNDFLAYIRQMEAMNVDLASEFILVAATLCRIKAKLLLPRKPVDEEGNEIDPREELVSRLLEYKRYKSVLEEMRELEEERALRNHRGNTARELKQIATKALVDAELESINLFKLLRAFERVMQKFDDSNPGTIHEIVQWGFTIEDQQNYIMEKVNTFKNVTFGILFSACENRIHAIVTFLALLELLNMEKVSIVIGEGNNNFWLSPVSEVIEDHLFEEE from the coding sequence ATGAATGAAACATATACTATAAAGCTACCCCAATTCGAGGGGCCATTTGATCTGCTGCTGTTTTTTATAGAGCGGGACGAGCTGGATATACATGACATTCCTATCTCAAAGATAACCAATGATTTCCTTGCGTATATTCGGCAGATGGAAGCGATGAATGTCGATCTGGCCAGTGAATTCATTTTGGTAGCGGCTACCCTTTGCCGGATCAAAGCCAAGCTTCTATTGCCAAGAAAACCAGTTGACGAGGAAGGTAATGAAATCGATCCAAGAGAGGAATTGGTGAGTAGATTGTTGGAGTATAAGCGGTATAAGAGTGTATTGGAAGAGATGCGCGAACTGGAAGAGGAGCGCGCTTTGCGCAATCACAGAGGAAATACAGCAAGGGAACTCAAGCAAATTGCTACTAAAGCACTAGTGGATGCCGAACTAGAATCTATCAATCTCTTTAAACTCCTGCGTGCATTTGAGCGGGTAATGCAAAAATTTGATGATTCTAATCCTGGTACCATCCACGAGATTGTTCAATGGGGCTTTACTATAGAAGATCAGCAAAATTACATCATGGAGAAGGTGAATACCTTTAAAAATGTCACCTTCGGCATATTGTTTAGCGCTTGTGAAAACAGGATTCACGCCATTGTTACCTTCCTTGCTTTACTCGAATTGCTCAACATGGAAAAGGTGAGCATCGTTATTGGCGAAGGCAATAACAATTTTTGGTTGAGCCCCGTTTCGGAGGTAATTGAGGATCATCTATTTGAAGAAGAATGA
- a CDS encoding T9SS type A sorting domain-containing protein, producing the protein MTNSIRVPLLMLWVSFMCIPKLLATSSSSANCNAEFTFAFINDSNILFFNTSETYVSHVWTINGNSLYNNENGVLLYTTTTVPFEACLSIQTADGCTDNICLEVFRQSPNAFCAQNECIWPGDTNRDWRANQFDLLNLGLGHGQTGPQREFFPIEDNHIAWAPNTAADWDHWIDNTLNYKHLDCDGDGVVQEIDVEAILQNYKPDFDYSPSPTPGAVPVYLQFTNEVVQWNHSTMPSIELTAKLMVGTEELPVENLHGIALDFSYPYELMEAGAITLAQPQHSFMGYPNELLTVEYDLFNWGLGRYDIAVSRKATTGVSDFGNIFNLNFIVSGDIIGGLNEPVTSFEIAVERVKMVNANGDTITYALGDTARVAIVNSKLANAPIPDTNPVVDLFPNPVNHAFYLHTPNHIMQAMVLFDSQGRRLLQNNIGSNQAEVDVRHLKPGLYWVKVLIGDDWISRKMIVQ; encoded by the coding sequence ATGACAAATTCTATCCGTGTTCCACTGCTTATGCTTTGGGTGTCTTTTATGTGCATACCCAAGCTTCTAGCTACGTCTTCTTCTTCTGCTAATTGTAATGCTGAATTCACCTTTGCTTTTATTAATGACAGCAATATATTGTTCTTTAATACGTCAGAAACATACGTTTCGCACGTATGGACAATTAACGGGAATTCCTTATACAACAATGAAAATGGTGTCTTACTATACACGACGACCACCGTTCCATTCGAGGCCTGTTTGTCCATTCAAACTGCTGACGGCTGTACGGACAATATCTGCTTGGAAGTATTCCGGCAATCGCCCAACGCCTTTTGCGCCCAAAATGAATGCATTTGGCCTGGCGATACCAATAGAGACTGGAGGGCCAATCAATTTGACTTATTAAATCTCGGCTTGGGGCATGGCCAAACGGGGCCTCAACGCGAATTCTTCCCTATTGAAGATAACCACATCGCATGGGCACCCAATACCGCCGCTGATTGGGATCATTGGATAGATAATACGCTTAATTATAAGCACCTTGACTGCGACGGGGACGGGGTCGTTCAAGAGATTGATGTGGAAGCTATCTTACAAAATTATAAGCCGGATTTTGATTATTCACCTTCCCCTACCCCAGGCGCAGTACCCGTTTACCTTCAGTTTACCAACGAAGTGGTGCAATGGAATCATAGCACGATGCCCTCCATTGAGCTGACAGCCAAGCTAATGGTTGGCACCGAAGAACTTCCCGTTGAAAACTTACATGGAATTGCCTTGGATTTCAGTTACCCATATGAACTGATGGAAGCTGGCGCCATTACCTTGGCCCAGCCGCAACATTCTTTCATGGGATATCCCAATGAACTCCTGACCGTGGAATACGATCTTTTCAATTGGGGATTGGGCCGCTATGATATTGCGGTAAGTAGAAAGGCAACTACAGGAGTAAGCGATTTTGGCAATATCTTCAACCTAAATTTCATTGTGAGTGGTGATATTATTGGCGGACTAAATGAACCCGTTACTTCTTTTGAAATTGCTGTTGAACGTGTAAAAATGGTTAATGCCAATGGCGATACCATTACCTATGCACTTGGCGATACCGCAAGGGTCGCCATTGTCAACTCCAAACTGGCCAATGCGCCGATACCGGATACAAATCCCGTTGTCGACTTGTTCCCTAATCCTGTCAATCATGCTTTTTATTTGCATACGCCAAATCATATCATGCAAGCGATGGTATTATTTGATAGCCAAGGGAGACGCCTATTACAAAATAATATTGGCTCCAACCAGGCGGAAGTCGATGTGAGACACCTTAAACCAGGGTTGTACTGGGTGAAGGTGCTAATTGGAGATGATTGGATATCAAGAAAAATGATTGTTCAATAA